In Zingiber officinale cultivar Zhangliang chromosome 11B, Zo_v1.1, whole genome shotgun sequence, a single window of DNA contains:
- the LOC122034129 gene encoding putative disease resistance protein RGA3 yields the protein MNETKYKFYPLFGLELIFNKTSPFLICKVLGREKEQKRIIELLLRSTDESASASDSGSGFSVLPLVGIGGVGKTTLAQLVYKHEEIQNHFALKIWICVSDNFNVQRLTKEIIEFVTETQHSSQMKLAVLQNILKKEIASKRILLVLDDVWNEDEEWRKLCAPFQDAAAGSKVIVTTRSKNIADKIGTVEAIVLGDLDKISFWELFKKCAFGPSKPEEHPELEEIGRIIASKLRGLPVAAKTVGNLLGSNMNPHYWRRIMKSEVWELQQNKNDIIPVLQLSYQYLSAPLKWYFVFDLFSLSKESRVF from the exons ATGAATGAAACTAAATACAAG ttttatcctttatttgGATTGGAGTTGATATTTAACAAAACAAGCCCTTTCTTGATCTGCAAAGTGCTTGGCAGAGAGAAAGAACAAAAGAGAATAATAGAGCTATTACTAAGATCAACAGACGAGTCAGCATCAGCAAGTGACAGCGGCAGTGGCTTCTCTGTCCTACCTCTTGTTGGAATAGGAGGTGTCGGGAAGACTACTCTGGCTCAGCTTGTTTACAAACACGAAGAGATTCAAAACCATTTCGCCCTCAAGATTTGGATTTGTGTGTCCGACAATTTTAATGTGCAAAGACTCACCAAGGAGATCATTGAGTTTGTAACCGAGACTCAACATTCTTCGCAAATGAAGTTAGCTGTTCTCCAAAACATTCTAAAAAAGGAAATTGCATCTAAGAGGATTCTATTAGTCCTCGACGATGTATGGAATGAAGACGAGGAGTGGAGAAAATTGTGTGCTCCATTCCAGGATGCTGCTGCAGGAAGTAAGGTCATAGTGACAACTCGGAGCAAGAACATTGCTGACaaaattggtacagtggaggcgATTGTTCTTGGCGATTTAGATAAAATATCATTTTGGGAGCTGTTCAAGAAATGTGCATTTGGTCCTTCCAAACCTGAGGAGCACCCAGAACTTGAGGAAATCGGGAGAATTATAGCTTCGAAGTTGAGGGGCTTGCCAGTAGCAGCAAAAACAGTGGGAAACTTGTTAGGATCCAACATGAACCCACACTACTGGAGAAGAATAATGAAGAGCGAGGTATGGGAATTGCAACAGAATAAAAATGATATTATTCCAGTCCTACAACTGAGTTATCAATATCTTAGTGCACCTCTCAAGTGGTATTTTGTCTTCGATCTGTTCTCTCTTTCAAAAGAATCACGAgtgttttga